One Candidatus Neomarinimicrobiota bacterium genomic window carries:
- a CDS encoding DUF2892 domain-containing protein, producing MKANVGKTDRVIRILLGVIIIIAGILCNTWWGAIGVIPFLTGLIKWCPLYALLKVSTCKKEDEK from the coding sequence ATGAAAGCGAATGTCGGAAAAACCGATCGAGTGATCCGGATTCTATTAGGTGTTATAATTATAATTGCCGGTATTCTATGTAATACCTGGTGGGGAGCCATTGGTGTCATTCCCTTTTTAACTGGACTCATAAAATGGTGCCCGCTTTACGCACTCCTGAAGGTAAGTACCTGCAAAAAAGAAGATGAAAAATAG